The genomic interval CAGAAAAGTCATCCTGCGAACGCAAAAGGTCCCAATTCACGATCGTCTCGGCAGATAGCTCAACGTCCTCCTCGACATCGGCTATGCCGTGGAGGTAATCGGTATAGAGGTCGTCGGTGGTGATGAGAAGACTCCTGGGCTCCTGAAGAATGCGTCCCACAGGCTCTGGGTCCATGGCACCATCCTCCTTGGTTTGGTATAGGTTCAGACACAGACTTGCTCCAAGACTGACAGTACACACAACTGGATGATAGGCAGCCCCGTCCTATAGCCAGCATGAGATTCAAAGCTCTTCACGTGAACACCTACCATGTACTCAACTTATGCGGCATGATTCCTACTCCCGAAGGATACTCGTTTATCAGCACGTGATTCGGTCGTTTGTGAGGACTGCTAGCGAAGAGATTGGACGAATCAGAATCGGCGGCAAGAGGTAAGGAAAGAATTCGCGAGATCACAGGCTCTTGCAACCACTGTGGCAAGGGAGCATCGATCAGCTTGTTGTTGACGAGATCGGACGGCCATGTTTGGAGACGTCGATGAGTCAGTTGCTTCCAGCGGGGTTTCGGCGCCTCAGCTATCTGTTGGTTTCAAGGGCAAGTCAGCCACAGCTGTTGGCTCGACGGACGTCGTCGAAATAAGTTTCCGTACCTTTTGTAAGATTAAgcgttcctcctcctctgatATGAAGTCCGCAATGTAGTAAGAGGACGGCGGAAGCTTCTTGACTCTGACGTCGTCGAGGGAGGCAGGTAAGTTCACGGCTGCCAAAAGCATATTGCTGGCTTCGCCTCGCAGCTGTGTGGTCGCAGACGTTTGATAGTCGGGACACAGGTGGTGTGATCTGGGGCTGCGCCCAACTTTATGGATGGGGATCCCAAACGAAGTGACGTGATGTTGGTTGAAGGGGTCGGGAAACCTAGGTACGTCGAAGCTTGTCGCAAGTTGGCACGAGGTGCGCAAAGGTCGTCGACGTAAGATCCAAGCTCCGGCTGCAAAGCGGCATAAGAGGCCAAGAGTCAAACGGTTCTGCGTCCAGCTGGGAGGATCCAGGCAACGATGGAAGCGACGAGG from Colletotrichum lupini chromosome 2, complete sequence carries:
- a CDS encoding calpain, whose amino-acid sequence is MSDIQNGELMKRDQTSQSPTVADSTTTTGNGHLTVSHALPVTNRPAVSRLDLVYSKQARSSLRPETGVGRLLALFPDPFNQHHVTSFGIPIHKVGRSPRSHHLCPDYQTSATTQLRGEASNMLLAAVNLPASLDDVRVKKLPPSSYYIADFISEEEERLILQKIAEAPKPRWKQLTHRRLQTWPSDLVNNKLIDAPLPQWLQEPVISRILSLPLAADSDSSNLFASSPHKRPNHVLINEYPSGVGIMPHKLSTCLGASLCLNLYQTKEDGAMDPEPVGRILQEPRSLLITTDDLYTDYLHGIADVEEDVELSAETIVNWDLLRSQDDFSAGRSARATRTSLTYRDVMQVSKLGAKFGLFGKK